The genomic DNA GGGGGACCAAAGCTAATATGGGAAGACATTACCTCAgtggttatttttctccctctcatctTCTTAATTCTGTGATTTCATACATTTATGATAAAGCCTTCTCACCTTTATCTCTTCCTCTAAGTGCCTCTTGAGTTCCTCAATCTGTTGAGTGAAAGCCTGCTTGCCTCTTGACAGCTGAGAAATTAGAGAATCTTTCTCCTCCACCTGTCGTGAATATTCACCTGGAAAGTTCAGAAGAGTAAAAGAACTTTTTTATGACTTATTTAATAAGTGTTAACCTTAATAATTAAAggcacataaaatattttgagttaaaaaagattttatttctttcatggaATCCTAATCACTGACACCTATCCGTATCTATGAATATGCCAAATTTTTTATCTTAGAGGAAGAAATGAGATACATCATGCCTCCTTGTCCCCTGTCTGACTAGTCTTACTGTGTATTTGTACTAAATCCAGTCGTCACTTGAAGCCTTGATCATACAGAATGAGTACTATATGGTGTATGTCCTCAAATATATCACTTTCCTGTCCTCGATGTCTCCTGGGAAGCAAAAGGATGAAGTCTAGGCTATGGGATAGATGAATTCTTCTTTGAAAcaccagtcatagaatcatagaatagtccaggttggaagggaccttgaaaggttgTCTGTTCCAACCTTTCGTGGGAGAGGGAGTGTAAATGAGATTATCTAGTACCCTGTCCAGTCGTGTCTTGAAACCTCCATTGATGGGGACTCTATCACACCCCTGGGGAGTTTGCTCCAGTGACTAGTTGTTCCAGTCCTTAAAGATGTGATTGGTCCTGCTCCAGGATGTCTGTATCTCTCTGGTACTGGCGAGCCTTGGactgggcacagcactccagTGTGCCCTCACCTGTGCTGAGTAGGGGGAAGGATCACCCTCTGTTAACCTACTGGTAACACTTCTCCTAATGCAGCACCGGATTCTGTTGGCCACCTTTGTCACAAGAGCGTATTTCTGTCTCATGTTCAACTTAGtttccaccaagacccccaggtctttttgagcctttttttttaaagctccagGTTACATACAGTGTTCTCttaaaaaacataaatgttttaCCAGATTCTGTTTGTAGACGAGCTCTCTGAGCACTAATGTCATTAATTGTGCGCTGttgttcctcctcctttgtcTTAATCTCACTGAGCTGATCTTCTAAGGAGCGACACATCTTCTCCAAATTTGCCTATATAGAATAGTTTGAATGGTGATTGGTGGTTCAACACACAATTACTGAGAATATGAAGTCATAAGAAGGGTGAAAAAAGAAGCTAATGATTTAGAAGTAAAGTCAAAATGTCTCAGTTAATTGATATCTCTTCCTATGAAATTTGCATCCCTGATTCAAAAGTTGGTATTAATAATTTACTACTGTAATTTGTTAACGTTCACTCAATTTTTTCAATAGATAGAAAGGATGATGGAACACTGTTACATgaggaattattttaaatgtctgtttggCTCCTAGTGATTATGTCATTGGAGTATTTAAGGAAGGTaaagaaaaataggaataaaaaagaaagggtaaGGTAGGAGTAATTTCtattttagaagaaactaaaaaacTGTTAAGGTAAGAATCTTTCATTTCACTATCATAATATTCTGAACCAAGCAACAAGTTCCTATAGTTCCTTAGGTTAAATGCTTCAGATGAAGTATTTTAGCTCTCCCCCGAATGACACACTATATTATTATACTGATACCGAAATATATGAATTCAAATTCAAGTTGTAAAGTGCAACTACTTAAAGTATGACTAACTTAAATTTctatgttaaaatataaatacttgATTATGGTTGAATTActacaaagaaatatttcactacCTTGGCTTTGGAGACAGACTCCATGTTACTGGCCAAGTCATCAATCTCCATCTTCAGCtcactcttctccttctccagcttctgcttcactCGCTGCAGGTTGTCGATCTGCTCcccaagctcagctgtgctgtCCGCGTGCTTCTTCCGCAGGGCGGCAGCCGTGGCTTCGTGCTGCAGCGTGGCTTCTTCGAGGTCACGACGCATCTTCTGAAACTCTGCCTCACGCTTCTTGTTCATCTCAATCTGAGCTGCGGTAGCccctcctgcttcttccaggcgCTCACTGATCTCCTCGAGCTCCCTCGAGAGGTCAGCCCgatgcttctctgcttttgccCGAGAGGTTCGCTCTGCCTCAATTTCCTCCTCCAGTTCCTCAATACGTGCCTGGGGAACATTAGGCAGCCTTCACACCCatgccctcctccttcctcacctgggaCCCagtgaaagaggggaaggaacagAGACTTGCCTGCAGCTCCTTGATCTTCTTCTGCAATTGCATGCCCAGGGCTTGCTCATCCTCGATTTTGCTCTGGATCTGGCTGATTTCAAAGTCTTTCCTTTGGGCAAAGCAAACCATGTTAGAGCTCAAAGGAAGAAGACAAGTGCACCAGCCCAGCGCTCAGGTGCCCCACAGCCACACTTacttcttcagtttctcatccagctgctgcttatcATTTTCCAAATCCATTATGGATTCCTGGTTCAGCTTCAGGTCTCCTTCGAGTTTCCTCTTGGCTCTCTCAAGGTCCATGCGCAGTTTCTTCTCTTGCTCCAGGGACCCTTCCAGCTAAACACAACACCACCATCAGTGCTCTCTTTGCAGTGTCTGACTGTgcaacagctttttcttctcatatgCCTCTATACTTACATCGTccacttgctgctccagcttggTCTTGGCTTTGGTCAGCGTATTGACTTTgtcctcttctgcctgcaggtCATCCAGTGTCTGCTGATGGGCCTCTTGGagggctttcttctcttttgtcagCTTGGCGATGGTCTCGTCCAGGGTTGCCATCTCCTCTGTGAGGTTTTTCACCTTTGAGAAGGAGGGAGCAAGTATAAGTAAAGGAAGTAGATACAGAAGTCCTGTAGCAGCACAGTCCCTTTTCTGGAGCACGAGTGACAGGTTCTGCGTCATACCTTGTTTTCGGTGGCATGTTTTTCCTTCTCAACCTTGGCCAGTGTTAACTCAAGATCGTCAATatctttcttcagctctgagcATTCATCCTCCAGTTTCCTCTTCTTGGCTGTCAGCTCAGCATTCATCTCTTCCTCGTCTTCTGCTCTCTCTGTCAGCTCCTTAATTTTGGCTTCCagctggattttggttttgatgagcTGGTCACATCTTTCCTCAGCATCAGCCAAACCATCAGCTTCCTAAACATGTTTCATGATAATAACTATATCAAAATTGTAGAGTATACAAAGTTGTATAAAGACATGGTAATTGCTGCTCTAAGTTGctatgtattatttaaaataccatACTGTAAACTGTAGCATTTACTGACTGGAAATTGGTTGTGTCTCTCTTGATTTGAAAGTGTAAGGAACCAGCTGCAATAATTAACTGCAAATGTATTAATATTTGTAGATCTTATCTTAGCTTTTCTATGtggttttccttcctattttataaattatgtgtatattttaaaaataaatgctgtttttgGGGTAATGTGTCTTTTACTGAGACATTTGGGATCATTTTACACAGGACACTACAATTGCATCCGAAAACATTATCAATACTCACCGCCTGCACTTGGAGCTGCAGGTcatttttctcctgcagcaaagaaaccattttctcctccagctccttcctctttgccTCAGACTTTGCAAGCTCTTCCTTGGTTTTCTCAAACTCCCCCTTCATGTTGGCCATCTCCTTCTCCGATTCTGCGCTCTTCAGCAAGGGCTTGATCTTGAAGAAGAGCTTCATCCAGGGCCAGTGCTTGACGTTCATGAAGGACCGAACATTGTACTGGATGCAGAAGATGGACTCCCTGAAAggtaatataaatatattatgttacttatttttaaatttataatacATATTTAATTGTATATACTGATATATGCAACAAGACATTCTACATATAATACTTTATAGTTATAGTtctatgtgtttgtgtatataaaatattaattatatatttaataataattttttattaatactcttcagtatattttttaatatatatttatctctccgatatatatacatatatatatatataaaagaagaaaattcactaGTTTGATGTACATTTTCAACCTATAAGGACAGTTTTGAAGTCCAAATGTTTGGCTCACTTTCATGGCCAAAGAAAAGGAACACCTCCAGAAGCTGACCTTTTCCCTTTCATGAAAGTTATCCAAGGGAAGAGGATACTTCTCTTGTGCTAGAAGTATGTTTTTCTCACCTTGTTATTACAATGTTGACCTAAAATAATTAGCTTAGACTACATATCTGGTTTCTGGACATACATATAACGTAGCTGTATACCTAATTTAGCAAAAATTAGTACAAAAGGTGATATAAgttaaaaacagtaatttttttcctaaataaggaTTTTATACTGCTTCATCTAATGCCGGTACTGCCATACTCCCAAATACAACCATATTGGTAAAccaaattaaagagaaataaatgagatTTGGCGAGAAGCAGCCTATTTTCAGTATTGTTCATGTCATTGTTATCTGATGAGGACTGGTCCATCAGGCGAAACACGTTTAAGTATATACCTTCTCTCCATCATTTTCTTAAACTCCACTCTCATCAGGAAGCCCCTGCACATAGCTTGTGTGCGGGTTATGAGCTGTGCCAGCTTGTCATCTCTCATCTCCTCCAGGAGTCCCAGCAGTCCAGCTTTGAAGAACACCTTGAGAAAGAGAATGTTGCAGTACataaaaaaatcatcacataTTGCAAGCACTGTATATCAGTGAAGCAGCATTTGTACCTTGGTGTGACCAAATTTGTACTGGGTGTGGTCCACATCAATGGATCCAAGGAGCTTCTCAGAAGCCTTCTTGCTATCAATGAACTGTCCCTCTGGGATAGCACTGGCGTTCAGCACCTTGTACCTATGGGAGGAAGTAGAATAGGAAGAAGGTCAGATTCCTGAAAGCCCAATCAAACCTGTGCCAACTGACACCATTGTTAAAATTCTCTAAACATGGATCAAGAGTGGAAGAGAGGTAAGTCTGAACTCTGTTCCATTGTTTAGATATCACATTTTTatgggtaaatatttttttagaaaaacccTTGCACTTTCCTTAGTCCAGAAATTCATTACACAAAACAGATACTGATTTCCATGGGTAACCATTGACATATTTCACATGCCCTGTTATGCCTTATCTCCAAATGAGAACTTTTATGTGTAAGAACAAAAGATGTGGAGAGGAGAAACAATTCTTCATCAAAAATAGTGGCAGCGCATACTACCTGAGATTTTTCCATCTAATATAGAACAAGAAgcaatatctttttattttatttggttttccaACAAGTTAGTCTAGAATATCTTGCCGTTTCTTTATTCACCTTTCTGTGCAGATGGCTCAAGTCATCTTACTTTGCTACCCAGAAGTTAACTAAATCTAAGCTAGTCAGCATTTCTGGAtagttaaaaagcatttttaaaaacactttatcTCATACCAGAATATAAATGAAGGACAGGAATAAATAATTACCCCTTGAAAATGCCCGTTCTTCTAGTTAGCTGAGAAAGAAACTGGATGACTGACTTGGACAATTGACTTTGTACGCCTAAATGTAGGTACAATGAACCACTCCTATAACTCCCACAGTAGTTAAAGCAATTAGGAAATGCAAATCATTCAACATTGGTGGATACAGTGGAGGCTGGATGACATGGAATCTGACCTCTGTTTAAAGTCTGCATAGAGTATTCTGCTGGGGAATCCTTTCCTGCAAATTCTAATCCCTTCCAGCACGCCGTTACACCGCAACTGATGGAGCACCAACTCATGTTCCATGGCACCTAATAAATGACATAATGAATTGGTACTTCATTGTACTGCACAGAGTAGAACAGATTTATCACATCTTTGAACTTTAACAACTTACcaggtgtttttgtttcattAGGAATAAGGCATCGCACAAAATGGGGATGTGTGCTTCGCAGATTGCTCATCAGTTTGTTTAAATTTTCCTTAAGAGCAAGAGCAAAAACTTGGGTTTAAAAATGTCACTTATACAATCTCAATACTAGATGGAGTAAAAACACTGTaataaaacaatgattttttttttttttacagaactttCAGGCAGTTATGAAAGGATACTTCCAAGGATTCAATGAGAATCCTTCTTTATTTGGAAGCAAGTGCTTTTATCCTTTCTGAACATAAGGATTGTGTATATTAGATCAATTGAAAACTTTTCTGAagtgaattttctttattttttcataatgtgGTAGTATTTATAATGATTATTTTACAGTACCCGGAAGAGAGCTGAGACAGTCTGGAAAGAAGAACCCTTCTTCTTGGCGCCCTTCTTGCCACCGCCACCACTCtctaaataataatatttttttaaaaagaaattaacaacaaAAGCACAAAGTTAGAATCTGAAGAACTTGATGtgttcatcttaaaaaaaatagaaaatgtaataATATGATCAAAATTTGTAAATGCATACGGTGTTTAAAGTTCCAATGGGAGacttgtttttttcagattatagCTAAATAAAATCCAATGACTTCAAGCTGAAGTtaagaaaatgcaaacaggaaaTAAAGTGTAACATTTTGCATACTAAGATAAGTAATTAAATAAATTGCTAGTGAATACAGCAAAAGCAGTCTTTATGTATCTTTACATCTAAGGGTATGTATAAATTTAGCAGCGTGTTGATACATTTGATTCTATTCCATGAAGTATTTGGGAATGCTCCATATTGCAGAAATCTGGTTTGTCAGCTAGCCTGTGTTAATGTTGTAATACACCTGTCTGGTCTCAAAACCTACAGATCTATTAAGGTCTCTAGGGAAATGTAATATCCTTTACTAGTCTGAATGACTGAGTTGCAAAAAGTAGATGAGGTTTTGGGTTTTCAATTTTCGAAATGTAAATGTTATTGCAAAGTATTATTGtaagtttttttctgtaagttatAGTAGAACTGATTTCAAAGAAATCACCTGCTTCTGCCCCACCAACAGAGGCAAAGAGTAAGGCCAGTGTCTTCAGAGATGATTTCTGGTACAGCCCCACAACAGTTTCATTCAGGGGGTCCTTGTTCTTCTCAAGCCAGCCAGAGATATTGTAGTCCACTGTGCCAGCGTAGTGCACCAGGGAGAAGTGGGCCTCAGCCTTGCCTTTGCCAGGTTTGGGCTTCTGGAAGTTGTTGGACTTGCCCAGGTGCTGGTCGTAGAGCTTGTTCTTGAAAGAGGTGTCAGTTGCCTTGGGGAACATGCACtcctcttccaggatggagaagatGCCCATGGGCTGGGAGAAATAGCAACATATGAAGAAAGAAAGTGTGGAAGCAAGAAGCAGAGACAATGTATATGAGAgaggaatggaagaaaaaatttaTACAAAAACCCCTCCTCAGAATGTGTAATCTTATGTTTTTCCAAAAAGGGCATTTTGTTAGCGGATATGCCATCAGTTATATGAAAACAAGCTCACCCCTAAGTTTCAAAGTTGGGATATAATAAAGATCTAGCACGTAGAAATTCACTATGTGGGTGTTAgttgaagatgaaaagcaaaatgaatgaaattagTATCATTCAGATGTAAGGAAGAGTTTAAGTTTCCTAAATGTTTTCTCTTAGCTACAAGATAGAAAACTTATTTAAACATATCAAATTAGAAGTTGCTCAGTGTTGCTTACTCagcatgcattaaaaaatgcacACATTTGAGTATGAACTGCAGAACAGTGACTGTGACTAAAATTTTTGCCCCATGTGAATCATATGTACCACGTGTCAGAATCCCACAGGTATCAAAGTAACAGACAAATGAAAATGTATATGAAAAGCTTGGAGACTAGAAAATATCATGTTATTTGCTGCATTAAGTGTGAGTGACACACACTAGAGTGTTCTAATTTGAGCATAGAAGATTCCTTTTTACATTCTACATCTGGAAAACTATTAAGTGTGTAGGGCCCAAGAACCTTCTCAATGAGCTCGATGCAGGCAGCCAGGTCCATCCCAAAGTCAATGAACTCCCATTCAATCCCTTCCTTCTTgtactcctcctgctccagcacgaaCATGTGGTGGTTGAAGAACTGTTGCAGTTTCTCGTTGGTGAAGTTGATGCACAGCTGCTCCAGGCTGTTGAACTGCAGAATGCAAAGAGATTTATTTACTTGTGAAGCCCAGTTCGAGGAACACTTTCCATCTTCCAAAAGGTTTTATTTACAACCCATTAAGTTCCACATGGCTGGGATCCTGAATTTCTAGTCACAGGACTGGACAGGCCCTGGCACTGTCTCAACATATTTCTGAGCTCTCAAAAGAATTGCAGAGCTTAGTCcaagtccagcttttcatctgctTGAATGTGTCTTCACTGCCAGTCTATTTCCAAGAATTCAGAGGGACTCTGGCTTCAGCATTAACAAAAACTTCTTTCGAGATGGCATAGTTTAACTTACTCAAAATCTGTTTCTGCTATTACCTATCAGTTGTTCAAAATTTTCATATCAGTTTTCAATGCAATTTTCACTTCTGCATGCAACAACAGACATCTATAAAAACCTTCAGCCCTTGTGGGATAATACATACTATGAGAACCAGAAGAGAGCCATTCCTACAGGAATGTCAGGATTATGCAATTAATAAAAGCAATACataatttaagcaaaaaaaaccaaaaccaaattaaaactcCCAAACTATTCTACTTCCTTAACGCTCCTTCCAGGAAACTTGTATGAAAATCCTTGTCTTACATCAAAAATCTCGAAGCCAGCAATGTCCAGGACACCAATGAAGTACTGTCTGGGCTGCTTCGTATCCAGCTGTTGGTTGATGCGAACAACCATCCACAGGAACATCTTCTCAAACACAGCCTTTGCCAGGGCACCCACTGAATTGTATACCTAAAGAAACGTAAAAGTTACCATCCAGGGAAAAAGTTGTAAGTTCAAAGATTTTAAATTCATGTCACTTGTTTTCTGTCATCGCTTGCTTCTTACCTGCTGCACTGTTTGACCCTTGGTCACATATTCATTCCCAACCTTGACTCGTGGGTAGCAGAGGGCCTTGAGCAGGTCTGCTGAGTTCAGACCCATCAGGTAGGCAGCCTTGTCAGCAACTAAGGAAACAAGCATGCAGCAGGATCGAATATTAGCTCTCCAGGAGACGTATCTCGTAGTAATTCAAAATCTTTTCTGCAGAAGCCACATATGCTTTAAGTCACatactttaaaatattgtaatttttcttgattttctgttttttcacacTTTAATGTAGATGATTTGTAAATGTAAAGATTCTTCCAAATGCCTTTACAATGAACATACAAATTTTGAAACAGTTGACTAGACAGACAGAAAGGCAAAAGGCCATAAAAAAGACAGGTCAAACAAGTCACAATTTCTGAATAAACTGGAAAAGGAAACTGGTTGGTAGTGAAATACACTGCACTGAAAATCTTAGTCAGTGAAACTCCACTGTCATTAGAGAgagtgaaataaattaatgaagtATTGTGCCAAAATTATGAACAGGCTACCTCGTACAACTTTCATAGTGGGAACGCATTCTCCCTAAGGATGATTTTCACACACATAGGTCTTCTCCAGCCTTCATCTTCTCTGAATCTAGGCTACATATACATAAGGctacatgtacatatacatatacatatagataATACAAGAATTAGAGTACTGGACATACTCTGTCATCACTTTCCGTTTTGCTGCCTGTGTCTTCTCACAGCAAAGATAATATAGAATACCAGTATTATTTACAGAGTCCTTTAGTGTGAGAAGGCAAAAACTCATTACAGAATGTGCATATACTCAGATGTTAATTTTGAGCTACTTCTATTGTTTGTTATTTACAACTAAATATTTAGTTTACATTTATCACTAGAAAGACTAaggcatgaaaaaagaaaaaatttggaacttgttttatttcacttttgtagAGTTAGATTTTAATAATTAGTCATTTAATTCTATTGTACTCTAATATATCTCTTTCCTTTGGTTATATTCATGAAATGATTACAGCTATTCTTTGTGGCCTATTCTACTGTTACTGTTCATCATCATCAGATTCATTGCTGTTGTATTCCTTGTAGCCATTTTCATTTATGTCTTAACTTtcctaaaaaaatcacaaaccgCAAAATCAAAAACTCCCTTATGTTTATGATATACGCAAATAACTCTGGTTTCATGGAAATACTTCCATGAACTTTGAAAGGAATGCACCTTTGAACAATTCTAGGCAAAGCAAATGCAATAGACATATCTTGGATGTCTATTTTGCAAACAAAAGTCCTGGAGACATGCTGACGCTCTACAGAAAATGTAGACCATATGAGGCACAGCTGCAGTATTAACTAATGCTCCTCTTGACACCCCCCACCAGTGTAAAATGAAGTAGCACAATGCTCTCAGTTCAGGCATTGTGAGTTGTCTCCAGAATACAAGCTTTGAAGCAGAGCAGCTTCAGGATTCTGGCTTCCTGCCACCCAGAAGAAATACTATTAGGAGGTGACTACAGCTGATGATAAATGATAGTGGCTACCAGGGCACGTAAACTATGGTCAGCGAGCAGAGCGGCTCCCGGTTCTGTGCCAGGTCTGGGAAGCTGCCATTCAGCACAGCAGTAGAGTGTGCTTTTCTGGAAGCGAGCTTTAGGATTGACTGCCCTTGTACTTTGCATAGCTCCAAATCATCTGCATCTTCCACCGAGTTGCGTTCTTCCAGCAAAGTCCTCTGAGTAGGACACATGTCTATTGTACAACACTAGCACCTGGGGAAATGCGCAGGCGTAGTCAATGATTCTGACCCCAAACTACTGCCTGTATTAGTGAGTGTTCCGGTATATACTGTGCTCCGGTATACATCATGCCGGTACCTTCTGTGCCAtctggctctgcctgctcctcacgctgcttCTGCTTAAACTTCAGGTTGCCATAGTGCATGACAGCCCCCGTCAGCTTGTAAATGGCTGTTTTCTCATCGGGAGTGAAGCCCAGGATGTCAATGGCACTCTAACAAAAGCATCATTAGAGTAAGTATCATGATTGGTAAAGGTGAGAGTCCGCCTAAGAAAACTTCTGCGTGTTACTTACGTCTGTTGCCATCAGCTCTTCCTGGTCGTTAATGCTGGGAACCGTGATCTCACCTTGACTCACGTACTGGTAATCATACGGGTTGGTGGTGATCAGTAACATCtctgaaaagaagaataaaacatgTCGGATCAATGTAAATGGCACATCAAGGCACTAAATGCTGCTCCGTGACCTTTGTCAGGAGAAGTTAGTGCTCTTTCCTACC from Rissa tridactyla isolate bRisTri1 chromosome 15, bRisTri1.patW.cur.20221130, whole genome shotgun sequence includes the following:
- the LOC128918074 gene encoding myosin-1B, giving the protein MSSDSEMAIFGEAAPYLRKSEKERIEAQNKPFDAKTSVFVVHAKESYVKSTIQSKEAGKVTVKTEGGETLTVKDDQIFSMNPPKYDKIEDMAMMTHLHEPAVLYNLKERYAAWMIYTYSGLFCVTVNPYKWLPVYNPEVVLAYRGKKRQEAPPHIFSISDNAYQFMLTDRENQSILITGESGAGKTVNTKRVIQYFATIAASGDKKKEEQQPTGKMQGTLEDQIISANPLLEAFGNAKTVRNDNSSRFGKFIRIHFGATGKLASADIETYLLEKSRVTFQLKAERSYHIFYQIMSNKKPELIEMLLITTNPYDYQYVSQGEITVPSINDQEELMATDSAIDILGFTPDEKTAIYKLTGAVMHYGNLKFKQKQREEQAEPDGTEVADKAAYLMGLNSADLLKALCYPRVKVGNEYVTKGQTVQQVYNSVGALAKAVFEKMFLWMVVRINQQLDTKQPRQYFIGVLDIAGFEIFDFNSLEQLCINFTNEKLQQFFNHHMFVLEQEEYKKEGIEWEFIDFGMDLAACIELIEKPMGIFSILEEECMFPKATDTSFKNKLYDQHLGKSNNFQKPKPGKGKAEAHFSLVHYAGTVDYNISGWLEKNKDPLNETVVGLYQKSSLKTLALLFASVGGAEAESGGGGKKGAKKKGSSFQTVSALFRENLNKLMSNLRSTHPHFVRCLIPNETKTPGAMEHELVLHQLRCNGVLEGIRICRKGFPSRILYADFKQRYKVLNASAIPEGQFIDSKKASEKLLGSIDVDHTQYKFGHTKVFFKAGLLGLLEEMRDDKLAQLITRTQAMCRGFLMRVEFKKMMERRESIFCIQYNVRSFMNVKHWPWMKLFFKIKPLLKSAESEKEMANMKGEFEKTKEELAKSEAKRKELEEKMVSLLQEKNDLQLQVQAEADGLADAEERCDQLIKTKIQLEAKIKELTERAEDEEEMNAELTAKKRKLEDECSELKKDIDDLELTLAKVEKEKHATENKVKNLTEEMATLDETIAKLTKEKKALQEAHQQTLDDLQAEEDKVNTLTKAKTKLEQQVDDLEGSLEQEKKLRMDLERAKRKLEGDLKLNQESIMDLENDKQQLDEKLKKKDFEISQIQSKIEDEQALGMQLQKKIKELQARIEELEEEIEAERTSRAKAEKHRADLSRELEEISERLEEAGGATAAQIEMNKKREAEFQKMRRDLEEATLQHEATAAALRKKHADSTAELGEQIDNLQRVKQKLEKEKSELKMEIDDLASNMESVSKAKANLEKMCRSLEDQLSEIKTKEEEQQRTINDISAQRARLQTESGEYSRQVEEKDSLISQLSRGKQAFTQQIEELKRHLEEEIKAKNALAHALQSARHDCDLLREQYEEEQEAKGELQRALSKANSEVAQWRTKYETDAIQRTEELEEAKKKLAQRLQDAEEHVEAVNAKCASLEKTKQRLQNEVEDLMIDVERSNAACAALDKKQKNFDKILAEWKQKYEETQAELEASQKESRSLSTELFKMKNAYEESLDHLETLKRENKNLQQEISDLTEQIAEGGKAIHELEKVKKQIEQEKSEIQAALEEAEASLEHEEGKILRLQLELNQVKSEIDRKVAEKDEEIDQLKRNHLRIVESMQSTLDAEIRSRNEALRLKKKMEGDLNEIEIQLSHANRQAAEAQKNLRNTQGVLKDTQIHLDDALRTQEDLKEQVAMVERRANLLQAEIEELRAALEQTERCRKVAEQELMDASERVQLLHTQNTSLINTKKKLETDIAQIQGEMEDTIQEARNAEEKAKKAITDAAMMAEELKKEQDTSAHLERMKKNLDQTVKDLQHRLDEAEQLALKGGKKQIQKLEARVRELEGEVDAEQKRSAEAVKGVRKYERRVKELTYQSEEDRKNVLRLQDLVDKLQMKVKSYKRQAEEAEELSNVNLTKFRKIQHELEEAEERADIAESQVNKLRAKSREIGKKAESEE